One window of Gloeothece citriformis PCC 7424 genomic DNA carries:
- a CDS encoding vWA domain-containing protein, which yields MRVQIRPAISDRHVDANQTNTQRQFSLAICATGDQDKTLPLNLCLVLDHSGSMAGKPLETVKQAAIELVKQLNVEDRLSIIAFDHRAKVLVPNQGIDNLNTIIEQINSLKPAGGTAIDEGLKLGIQESANGKKDRVSQIFLLTDGENEHGDNERCLKLAHVASDYNITLNTLGFGNHWNQDVLEKISDSAGGTLCYIETPDKAIEEFSRLFNRAQSIGLTNAHLIIDLMPQARLAELKPIAQVEPETVELTVQSEGDRYSVRLGDLMIDQERVILINLYLSQLSPGLQTIGKAQVRFDDPALSQTGILSEAIPLTLEVQKVYQPQPNDQVRQSILTLAKYRQTQIAEEKLKAGDRQGAATLLQTAAKTALQLGDQGAATILQTSATRLQMGEDLSEADRKKTRIVAKTRLVE from the coding sequence ATGAGAGTTCAGATAAGACCCGCAATAAGCGATCGCCATGTAGACGCTAACCAAACTAACACTCAACGTCAATTTTCCTTAGCTATTTGTGCAACTGGAGATCAAGATAAAACGCTACCTTTAAATTTATGTCTGGTTCTCGATCACAGTGGATCAATGGCAGGAAAACCCCTAGAAACGGTAAAACAGGCAGCTATTGAACTTGTTAAACAATTAAATGTAGAAGATCGCCTCTCTATTATTGCTTTTGATCACCGAGCTAAAGTTCTTGTTCCCAATCAAGGCATAGACAACCTCAACACTATTATTGAACAAATAAACTCCCTTAAACCAGCCGGCGGAACAGCGATCGATGAAGGATTAAAATTAGGAATTCAAGAGTCAGCGAATGGAAAAAAAGACCGGGTTTCCCAAATATTCTTATTAACCGACGGGGAAAATGAACATGGAGATAATGAACGCTGTTTAAAACTGGCTCATGTCGCCTCAGATTATAATATCACTCTCAATACGTTAGGCTTTGGTAATCATTGGAATCAAGATGTTTTAGAAAAAATTTCTGACTCTGCCGGTGGCACTCTATGCTATATAGAAACCCCTGATAAGGCAATAGAAGAATTTAGCAGACTCTTTAACCGCGCTCAGTCGATCGGGTTAACTAATGCCCATCTTATCATTGATTTAATGCCTCAAGCTCGTCTAGCAGAACTTAAACCCATTGCCCAAGTTGAACCCGAAACGGTAGAATTAACCGTACAATCGGAAGGCGATCGCTACAGTGTCCGCTTAGGAGATTTAATGATAGACCAAGAACGAGTCATTTTAATCAATCTTTATCTGAGTCAACTGTCTCCGGGACTTCAAACCATCGGTAAAGCACAAGTCCGTTTTGACGATCCGGCTTTATCTCAAACCGGCATCCTTTCCGAAGCGATACCCCTAACCTTAGAAGTGCAGAAGGTTTATCAACCCCAACCGAATGATCAGGTTCGTCAATCTATTTTAACCTTAGCAAAATACCGTCAAACTCAAATTGCTGAAGAAAAACTTAAAGCCGGCGATCGTCAGGGAGCAGCAACTTTATTACAAACTGCCGCCAAAACTGCTTTACAATTAGGAGACCAAGGAGCAGCAACTATCTTACAAACTAGCGCGACTCGCTTACAAATGGGGGAAGACCTGTCAGAAGCCGATCGCAAAAAAACCCGCATTGTCGCAAAAACAAGATTAGTAGAGTAG
- a CDS encoding TldD/PmbA family protein, with protein sequence MTIDPQQLLDLATQAGASHAEVYQSRSLSRPVFFEANRLKQLESSESEGTALRLWREGCPGLAVAYGPCDPVELVEKAIALSHLNSPEIIELSEPHTAIYSNIGETIAVEKLVETGKGMIAEIRERYPDVICSAELECQQEFTKLINSQGLHCEYSDTSISYFVGVEWIRGEDFLAVYEGDYTRNKLNTDETIKQVLQRLQWAQSNVESPSGRIPILFTSNAATMLWGTVAAALNGKNVLEKSSPWSDKKGEIVLSENLSLSQQPDQDPYQCPFDDEGTPTQKLSLIEQGKVNLFYCDRTTGRELGIQTTGNGFRPGLGRYPTPELVNLIIEPGKGSLEDLISQLDQGLIVDQMLGGGADLSGDFSINVDLGYRVEKGQIVGRVKDTMVAGNVYTALKKGVKLGDDRRWNGSCYTPSLIVEGLSVVG encoded by the coding sequence ATGACCATTGATCCTCAACAGTTATTAGATTTAGCCACTCAAGCCGGAGCCTCTCATGCTGAAGTTTATCAGTCTCGCTCCCTATCTCGTCCCGTTTTTTTTGAAGCTAACCGCCTTAAACAGCTAGAAAGTAGCGAATCTGAAGGAACAGCTTTAAGATTATGGCGTGAAGGATGTCCAGGGTTAGCGGTGGCTTATGGCCCTTGTGATCCTGTAGAATTAGTCGAAAAAGCAATCGCTTTATCTCATCTGAATTCCCCAGAAATCATCGAACTGAGCGAACCTCACACAGCGATTTATTCTAATATTGGGGAAACAATAGCTGTAGAAAAATTAGTAGAAACCGGAAAAGGGATGATTGCTGAAATTAGAGAGCGTTATCCTGATGTGATTTGTAGTGCAGAATTAGAGTGTCAACAAGAATTTACTAAACTTATTAATTCTCAAGGTCTTCATTGTGAATATAGTGATACGTCTATCAGTTATTTTGTCGGAGTGGAATGGATTAGAGGAGAGGACTTTTTAGCCGTTTATGAGGGAGATTATACCAGAAATAAACTCAATACTGATGAAACAATTAAACAAGTCTTACAGCGTTTACAGTGGGCGCAATCTAATGTAGAATCTCCTAGCGGACGGATTCCTATTTTATTTACGTCTAATGCCGCGACTATGTTATGGGGTACGGTTGCTGCTGCCTTAAATGGAAAAAATGTTTTAGAAAAATCGTCTCCTTGGAGTGATAAAAAAGGGGAAATCGTGTTATCAGAAAACCTGAGTTTATCACAACAACCGGATCAAGACCCTTATCAATGTCCTTTCGATGATGAAGGAACTCCCACCCAAAAGTTATCGTTAATTGAACAAGGAAAAGTTAATTTATTTTATTGCGATCGCACTACCGGGAGAGAGTTAGGAATTCAAACCACAGGCAATGGGTTTCGTCCAGGGTTAGGACGTTATCCCACTCCGGAATTAGTGAATTTAATTATTGAACCCGGAAAAGGCAGTTTAGAAGACTTAATCAGTCAGTTAGATCAGGGGTTAATTGTGGATCAAATGTTAGGAGGTGGGGCAGATCTTTCGGGGGATTTTTCGATTAATGTGGATTTAGGATATCGAGTCGAAAAAGGTCAAATTGTCGGTCGAGTTAAAGATACAATGGTAGCGGGTAATGTTTATACGGCTTTAAAAAAAGGAGTCAAATTAGGAGACGATCGACGCTGGAATGGGTCTTGTTATACTCCATCTTTAATTGTCGAGGGATTATCAGTAGTGGGATAA
- a CDS encoding phosphoribulokinase: protein MTTQADRVVLIGVAGDSGCGKSTFLRRLTDLFGEEFMTVICLDDYHSLDRQGRKKAGVTALNPQANNFDLMYEQIKALKEGQPIMKPIYNHETGMIDPPERIEPNKVVVIEGLHPLYDERVRSLVDFSVYLDISDEVKINWKIQRDMAERGHTYDDVIASINARKPDFSAYIEPQREYADVVIQVLPTNLIENDKESKILRVRLIQKEGIENFQPVYLFDEGSTIDWRPCGRKLTCAYPGLKMYYGPDNIFGNEVSILEIDGQFDNLEEMIYIEQHLSRTGTKYYGEMTHLLQQHKDYPGSNNGTGLFQVLVGLKMRETYEILTSVESKVATQV, encoded by the coding sequence ATGACCACTCAGGCAGATCGCGTGGTTCTGATTGGAGTTGCTGGAGACTCCGGTTGTGGAAAATCAACTTTTTTACGTCGTCTTACCGATTTATTCGGGGAAGAATTTATGACGGTCATCTGTTTAGATGATTATCATAGCCTTGATCGTCAAGGAAGAAAGAAAGCAGGGGTAACGGCTTTAAACCCTCAAGCGAATAACTTTGATCTGATGTATGAACAGATTAAAGCGCTTAAAGAGGGTCAACCCATTATGAAACCCATTTATAACCACGAAACGGGTATGATCGATCCTCCGGAACGGATTGAACCTAATAAAGTGGTTGTGATTGAGGGACTTCATCCCCTGTATGATGAACGAGTTCGTTCTTTGGTGGACTTTAGCGTTTACCTCGATATTTCTGATGAGGTAAAAATTAACTGGAAAATTCAACGGGATATGGCCGAAAGAGGACACACTTATGATGATGTGATCGCCTCTATTAACGCAAGAAAACCCGATTTTAGCGCTTATATCGAGCCACAAAGAGAATACGCTGATGTTGTTATTCAAGTTTTACCGACAAACCTGATCGAAAACGACAAAGAAAGCAAAATATTGCGAGTGCGCTTGATTCAAAAAGAAGGAATCGAAAATTTCCAACCGGTTTATCTGTTTGATGAAGGGTCAACCATTGATTGGAGACCTTGTGGCCGGAAGTTAACTTGTGCTTATCCTGGCCTGAAAATGTATTATGGCCCTGATAATATTTTTGGCAATGAAGTTTCTATCCTAGAAATTGATGGTCAGTTCGATAATTTAGAAGAAATGATCTATATCGAACAACATCTCAGCCGCACAGGAACAAAGTATTATGGTGAAATGACTCACCTGTTACAACAGCATAAAGATTATCCCGGATCTAATAATGGCACTGGATTATTCCAGGTTTTAGTCGGGTTAAAAATGAGAGAGACTTATGAAATCTTAACTTCTGTTGAGTCTAAAGTGGCTACCCAAGTCTAG
- the petH gene encoding ferredoxin--NADP reductase: MYSPSLVANSGGSSNNDNRLFVYEVVGLAKNGNTDNLNYPVRQGGSVFITVPYGRMNQEMRRLTRMGAKIVSIKPLNGEIPLQMTASQPTQQATKETEKGKSMTQAKAKAKGDIPVNIYRPNSPFIGKCVENYPLVGEGGSGIVQHLTFDLSGGDLHYVEGQSIGIIPPGTDDKGKPHKLRLYSIASTRHGDKKDDKTVSLCVRQLEYEHPETKETVYGVCSTYLCHLEVGADVAITGPVGKEMLLPEDEDANIIMLATGTGIAPFRAFLWRMFKEQHEDYKFKGLAWLIFGVPYSANILYKEDLEEIEKTYPDNFRLTYAISREQKNAEGGRMYIQHRVGEYAEELWKLMQNPKTHTYMCGLKGMEDGIDQALGAMAAQNGADWSEFQKQMKKEHRWHVETY; encoded by the coding sequence ATGTACAGTCCAAGTCTAGTGGCAAATTCTGGTGGTTCAAGTAATAATGATAACCGTCTGTTCGTTTATGAAGTGGTCGGTTTAGCTAAAAACGGCAACACTGACAATTTAAATTATCCAGTTCGTCAGGGTGGCAGTGTATTTATCACCGTTCCCTACGGACGAATGAACCAAGAAATGCGACGGCTCACGCGCATGGGAGCAAAAATTGTCAGTATTAAGCCTCTCAATGGAGAAATCCCCTTGCAAATGACAGCCAGCCAGCCCACTCAACAGGCAACCAAGGAGACAGAGAAAGGAAAATCTATGACTCAAGCAAAAGCAAAAGCCAAAGGTGATATCCCCGTTAACATTTACCGTCCCAACAGTCCTTTTATTGGTAAATGTGTTGAGAATTATCCCTTAGTTGGAGAAGGGGGTTCAGGTATTGTTCAACACCTCACGTTTGATCTTTCTGGCGGTGATTTACACTATGTAGAAGGACAAAGTATCGGGATTATCCCCCCCGGAACCGACGATAAAGGGAAACCCCACAAACTCAGATTATATTCCATCGCTTCCACCCGTCATGGGGATAAGAAAGATGACAAAACCGTTTCTCTGTGTGTTCGTCAGCTAGAGTATGAACACCCCGAAACGAAAGAGACTGTATATGGTGTTTGTTCTACCTATCTGTGTCATTTAGAAGTCGGTGCAGATGTGGCGATTACCGGCCCAGTCGGTAAAGAAATGCTCTTACCAGAAGATGAAGATGCCAACATTATTATGTTAGCGACTGGAACAGGAATCGCGCCTTTCCGGGCTTTCTTATGGCGGATGTTTAAAGAGCAACATGAAGATTATAAGTTTAAAGGATTAGCTTGGTTAATCTTTGGTGTTCCCTATTCTGCTAACATTCTTTACAAAGAAGATTTAGAAGAGATAGAAAAAACCTATCCCGATAATTTCCGTCTGACCTATGCCATTAGTCGGGAACAAAAGAATGCTGAAGGTGGCCGGATGTATATTCAGCACAGAGTCGGTGAATATGCAGAAGAATTATGGAAGTTAATGCAAAATCCCAAGACTCACACCTATATGTGTGGTTTGAAGGGGATGGAAGATGGTATTGACCAAGCGTTAGGTGCTATGGCGGCTCAAAATGGTGCTGATTGGTCTGAATTCCAAAAACAGATGAAAAAAGAACATCGTTGGCACGTTGAAACTTACTAA
- a CDS encoding amylo-alpha-1,6-glucosidase has translation MNSQKNNYPLSIIHYPLFKEWLVTNGIGGYASSTVGGMLTRGYHGLLIAALKPPLQRTLLLTKLDEIADYKSKIYPLYSNCWADGTLEKGGEINLENFTREGTIPIWNYRLEDAKLEKRIWMQPEENITYIHYSLIEATEPLKLSVKALVNYRDHHSRTFGGHWQMQINPVNYGVCITATPEATPFYLFCSHPQAKIFLTPVWYYGFKLAAERDRGLYDLDDNFLAATFEITLNVNESVTFVASCDPNPSLEGNTQLNIRRAYEREIMDIFRKTNPNIINPFIDQLVLAADQFIVKRPLPNQTTGKTIIAGYHWFSDWGRDTMISLPGLTLSTGRSEIARSILLTFSEYISQGMLPNRFPDDGAPLNDGDYNTVDATLWYFEAIRAYYEATEDHQFLEQIYPILTDIIDWHCRGTRYNIHLDPQDGLIYAGVEGKQLTWMDAKVGDWVVTPRIGKPVEINALWYNALLTLSHFSQKLHKPCQVYQEMAQLTLKGFQRFWNEDLGYCFDVLDTPTGNDSCLRPNQIFAVSLPASPLTVEQQKKVVDVCQKELLTPYGLRSLAPSDPNYKGDYRGDQLERDGAYHQGIVWGWLIGAFVMAYLRVYRDKKGANQFLIPIIDHLETAGLGTISEIFEGNEPFYDKGCIAQAWSVAEVLRTWLLTQD, from the coding sequence ATGAACTCTCAAAAAAATAATTATCCATTATCCATTATCCATTATCCATTATTTAAAGAATGGTTAGTAACTAATGGAATAGGGGGTTATGCAAGTTCAACAGTAGGGGGTATGCTAACCAGAGGATATCATGGATTATTAATAGCCGCCCTTAAACCTCCTCTACAACGTACCCTATTATTAACTAAACTCGATGAAATTGCCGATTATAAAAGTAAAATTTATCCCCTTTATAGCAACTGTTGGGCAGATGGCACACTGGAAAAAGGAGGGGAAATCAATTTAGAAAACTTTACAAGAGAAGGGACTATTCCGATCTGGAATTATCGCTTAGAAGATGCCAAACTGGAAAAGCGAATTTGGATGCAACCAGAAGAGAATATAACTTATATACACTATTCTTTAATTGAGGCAACCGAACCCCTAAAATTATCCGTTAAAGCCTTAGTTAACTACCGGGATCATCATAGTAGAACCTTTGGCGGTCATTGGCAAATGCAAATTAACCCGGTTAATTATGGAGTGTGTATTACTGCTACACCAGAAGCAACCCCGTTTTATTTATTTTGCTCTCATCCCCAAGCTAAAATTTTTCTGACTCCTGTTTGGTATTATGGATTTAAATTAGCAGCAGAACGCGATCGAGGATTATATGATTTAGATGATAACTTTCTGGCCGCTACTTTTGAAATAACTTTAAATGTGAATGAGTCTGTTACTTTTGTAGCTAGTTGTGACCCTAATCCTAGTTTAGAAGGTAACACACAATTAAATATCCGTCGGGCTTATGAACGAGAAATTATGGACATTTTTCGTAAGACTAACCCTAATATTATTAATCCTTTTATAGATCAATTGGTACTGGCGGCGGATCAATTTATTGTTAAACGTCCTCTTCCTAATCAAACCACAGGAAAAACTATTATAGCCGGTTATCATTGGTTTAGTGATTGGGGACGGGATACGATGATTAGTTTGCCGGGTTTAACCCTTTCTACCGGTCGTTCAGAAATTGCCCGGTCTATCCTTTTAACCTTTTCTGAGTATATCAGTCAGGGGATGTTACCTAATCGTTTTCCTGATGATGGCGCACCCTTAAACGATGGAGATTATAATACGGTTGATGCAACCTTATGGTATTTTGAGGCTATTCGTGCCTATTATGAAGCGACAGAAGATCATCAATTTTTAGAGCAAATTTATCCGATTTTAACTGATATTATTGATTGGCATTGTCGAGGAACTCGCTACAATATTCATTTAGATCCGCAAGATGGGTTAATTTATGCTGGAGTTGAAGGAAAACAATTAACTTGGATGGATGCTAAAGTTGGGGACTGGGTGGTGACTCCTCGCATCGGAAAACCGGTAGAAATTAATGCCCTTTGGTACAATGCTTTATTAACATTATCTCACTTTTCTCAAAAGTTACATAAACCTTGTCAAGTTTATCAAGAAATGGCGCAATTGACATTAAAGGGGTTTCAACGGTTTTGGAATGAAGACTTAGGTTATTGTTTTGATGTTTTAGATACTCCTACAGGGAATGATAGTTGCTTACGTCCTAATCAAATTTTTGCAGTTTCTTTACCGGCAAGTCCCTTAACGGTTGAGCAACAAAAAAAGGTAGTTGATGTATGTCAAAAAGAGTTATTAACTCCCTATGGATTACGCAGTTTAGCCCCAAGTGATCCTAATTATAAAGGAGATTATCGAGGAGATCAATTAGAACGGGATGGCGCTTATCATCAAGGAATAGTATGGGGGTGGTTAATTGGGGCGTTTGTGATGGCTTATTTACGGGTTTATCGGGATAAAAAAGGGGCAAATCAATTTTTAATCCCAATAATAGACCATTTAGAAACAGCCGGATTAGGAACAATTAGCGAAATTTTTGAGGGAAATGAGCCGTTTTATGATAAAGGGTGTATTGCTCAAGCTTGGTCAGTAGCAGAAGTTTTAAGAACTTGGTTATTAACTCAAGATTAA
- a CDS encoding IS1 family transposase (programmed frameshift): MSCPKCASNNIRKNGHRRGKQNHQCQDCGRQFIDYYSQVGYPKEVKENCLTMYVNGNGFRAIERITKVNHNTVIRWVRQVGIKLSNQKETSSIPDVAQLDELQTFVGKKNKRWIWTSVDKDNQGILEYVIGDRSSDTFEGLWNKIKHWNCYFWITDGYKVYPNFIPDGDQIISKIYMTRVEGENSRLRHYLARLHRKTFCYSKSDEMLFLSVKLLAYYLKNKNLSLII, from the exons ATTAGTTGTCCAAAATGTGCCTCTAATAATATTAGAAAAAACGGTCATAGACGAGGGAAACAAAACCATCAATGTCAAGATTGTGGACGGCAATTTATTGATTATTATTCTCAAGTAGGTTATCCTAAAGAAGTCAAAGAAAACTGTTTGACTATGTATGTAAATGGCAATGGATTTAGAGCAATTGAGAGAATAACGAAGGTCAATCATAACACTGTAATCCGTTGGGTCAGACAAGTAGGGATTAAACTATCAAATCAGAAAGAAACTTCTAGTATTCCTGATGTGGCTCAGTTAGACGAATTACAAACATTTGTTGGT AAAAAAAATAAAAGATGGATCTGGACATCTGTTGATAAGGATAATCAAGGTATTTTAGAATATGTAATTGGAGATAGAAGTTCAGATACCTTTGAAGGATTATGGAACAAAATCAAACATTGGAATTGTTATTTTTGGATAACGGATGGCTATAAAGTTTATCCAAATTTTATTCCAGATGGAGACCAAATTATTAGTAAAATATATATGACAAGAGTTGAAGGAGAGAACAGTCGATTACGACATTACTTGGCCAGACTACATCGTAAAACTTTTTGTTATTCAAAGTCAGATGAAATGTTATTTTTATCGGTTAAACTACTTGCTTATTACTTAAAAAATAAGAATCTGTCTCTAATTATTTAA
- a CDS encoding response regulator encodes MSSHKILVIDDSKVIRMHVKDMLPAGNFEVVEAKDGVEGYNLIRSEHPYLIMLDFFLPKMSGWEVYQEIQKEQQLKSIPLVLMSGRKEEVVEKIPEPFEYFAFIEKPFDQKQLVTAIKEAMTKAKKRPVPATTSPTQIVNQADQSAMAAEIQALNDKISKMQFEIENLKKQVNQLVGFIKKKLM; translated from the coding sequence GTGTCAAGCCATAAAATTCTTGTTATTGATGATAGTAAAGTGATCAGAATGCACGTCAAAGATATGTTACCTGCGGGTAACTTTGAGGTTGTGGAAGCTAAAGACGGTGTAGAGGGTTATAATCTGATTCGTTCAGAACATCCTTACCTGATTATGCTAGATTTTTTCCTGCCTAAAATGAGTGGCTGGGAAGTCTATCAAGAAATTCAAAAGGAACAGCAACTTAAAAGCATTCCTCTAGTTCTCATGTCAGGGCGAAAAGAAGAAGTTGTGGAAAAGATTCCCGAACCTTTTGAATATTTTGCCTTTATTGAGAAACCCTTTGATCAAAAACAGTTAGTCACCGCGATCAAAGAAGCGATGACGAAAGCCAAAAAACGACCCGTTCCGGCTACCACATCCCCAACTCAAATCGTCAACCAGGCGGATCAATCTGCTATGGCAGCAGAAATTCAAGCCCTTAACGACAAAATTAGCAAAATGCAATTTGAAATTGAGAATCTTAAGAAACAGGTTAATCAGCTAGTCGGCTTTATTAAGAAAAAACTGATGTAA
- a CDS encoding alpha/beta fold hydrolase, whose amino-acid sequence MNLLQEGWRNGFIKTNGINLHYVTAGEGKLMLMLHGFPEFWYSWRHQIPEFSQDHKVVALDLRGYNDSDKPQSQDAYKLQEIVADIEGVITALGYDNCILVGHDWGGAIAWQFAYTYPNKVEKLIILNLPHPAKFSEGIRNPQQLMKSWYAFFFQTPFFPEWILQANDYQLIESGFKMMAVDKNIFTQKDLNAYKDAAAKRGALTGMLNYYRSTAQGLMTRSPKDWGILEVPTLMIWGEDDAALGKELTYGTEVYVKDFTIKYIPNCSHWVQQERPQLVNQYIREFLRSF is encoded by the coding sequence ATGAATCTTTTACAAGAAGGGTGGCGAAACGGGTTTATCAAAACCAATGGCATTAATCTTCATTATGTTACCGCCGGGGAAGGAAAGTTAATGTTAATGTTACATGGCTTTCCGGAATTTTGGTATTCTTGGCGACATCAAATTCCTGAATTTTCCCAAGATCATAAAGTCGTAGCCTTAGATTTGCGGGGTTACAATGATAGCGATAAACCTCAATCTCAAGACGCTTATAAGTTACAGGAAATTGTTGCTGATATAGAAGGGGTGATTACAGCCCTAGGCTATGACAATTGTATCTTAGTGGGTCATGATTGGGGCGGTGCGATCGCTTGGCAGTTTGCCTATACGTATCCTAACAAAGTCGAAAAATTAATTATTCTCAATCTTCCTCATCCGGCTAAATTTAGTGAAGGAATTCGCAACCCCCAACAATTGATGAAAAGTTGGTATGCCTTTTTCTTTCAAACTCCTTTTTTCCCGGAGTGGATATTACAGGCGAATGATTATCAATTAATTGAGTCGGGTTTTAAGATGATGGCGGTTGATAAAAATATCTTTACACAAAAAGATTTAAATGCCTATAAAGATGCTGCCGCTAAACGGGGTGCTTTAACCGGGATGTTAAATTATTATCGGAGTACAGCACAAGGATTGATGACTCGTTCTCCTAAAGATTGGGGGATTTTAGAAGTCCCAACCTTGATGATTTGGGGTGAAGATGATGCCGCTTTGGGGAAAGAATTGACCTATGGCACTGAAGTTTATGTTAAAGATTTTACCATTAAATATATTCCCAATTGTAGCCACTGGGTACAACAAGAAAGACCTCAATTAGTGAATCAATATATTCGAGAGTTTCTCAGGAGTTTTTAA
- a CDS encoding TIGR03032 family protein: MNNPQPDQAPLRSVHTSNFSPLLNHLKLSLVISTYQAGKLVIARPDGNVLNTHFRVFNKPMGLATDYGRIAVGCAYQIWELRNVPAVAQKLEPQGKHDACYLPRNCHITGDIDIHEMAWGKQELWFVNTRFSCLCTLDFDHSFVPRWRPKFISALTPEDRCHLNGLAMINYHPKYVTALGMSDSFNGWRENKAKGGVIIDVEHNQIIATGLSMPHSPRWYNNQLWVLESGNGSLAKVDLNTGKLETVAVLPGFTRGLDFWGNLAFIGLSQVRETAVFSGIPLTEKLTERTCGVWVVNIQTGETVAFLRFEDAVQEIFAVQVLPGLRFPEIIDSDEQLLRLSYVLPDEALADVPQELKQISS, from the coding sequence ATGAATAATCCTCAACCCGATCAAGCCCCGTTAAGAAGTGTTCACACCAGTAACTTTTCTCCTTTGCTCAATCATTTAAAACTGTCTCTTGTCATCTCCACCTATCAAGCCGGAAAATTAGTTATAGCGCGTCCCGATGGCAATGTGTTAAACACTCACTTTCGGGTTTTTAATAAACCAATGGGTTTAGCCACAGATTATGGTCGAATTGCGGTAGGATGTGCTTATCAAATTTGGGAACTTAGAAATGTTCCAGCCGTCGCCCAGAAATTAGAACCCCAAGGTAAACATGACGCTTGTTATCTGCCTCGAAATTGTCATATTACCGGCGATATAGATATTCATGAAATGGCTTGGGGCAAACAAGAATTATGGTTTGTCAATACCCGTTTTTCTTGTCTGTGTACCCTCGACTTTGATCATAGTTTTGTTCCCCGTTGGCGACCGAAATTTATAAGTGCTTTAACCCCTGAAGATCGCTGTCATCTCAACGGATTAGCTATGATCAATTATCACCCTAAATATGTTACAGCTTTAGGCATGAGTGACAGTTTTAATGGATGGCGAGAAAATAAAGCCAAAGGAGGTGTGATTATCGATGTTGAGCATAATCAAATCATTGCTACTGGCTTATCTATGCCTCATTCTCCCCGTTGGTATAATAATCAACTTTGGGTATTAGAATCAGGAAATGGGAGTTTAGCTAAAGTAGATTTAAACACAGGAAAATTAGAAACGGTAGCCGTCTTACCCGGATTTACAAGGGGTCTAGATTTTTGGGGAAATTTAGCGTTTATTGGCTTATCTCAAGTCAGAGAAACTGCTGTTTTTAGTGGAATTCCCCTAACAGAAAAGCTAACTGAGAGGACTTGTGGGGTATGGGTAGTGAATATACAGACCGGGGAAACCGTCGCCTTTTTGCGCTTTGAGGATGCCGTGCAAGAAATTTTTGCCGTACAAGTCTTGCCAGGGTTGCGATTTCCTGAAATCATTGATAGTGATGAGCAGTTATTAAGACTGTCTTATGTGTTGCCCGATGAGGCGTTAGCAGATGTCCCCCAAGAACTCAAACAGATAAGTTCCTAA